tagatatttaaataaccaaggttatataaatgttttcaagagggagggggggggaggtGTAGGGCTATAGCTCCCCCAAACCCCCACTTGTAAACGGCaatgatttttgcattttatctGTCTTCTAAttgatatacttttataaattttataagataaaatatgtGATGCAGTATTCGTTTCTTGAATTAGACTGAGCAAATAAAGTCTAATCAGAACTACgcaagatttattaaaaaattctggtAAAATCCAAAGAAATAAGAAAGGTTGTCACACACACAAAAAGATTCATAATAAGGAGACAATTACACATCAAAGTCAacttaatttcattattaaagcATAGCtacaaaatgtaatatatataatatataaaaacaagcaaCAAACATACCAAAGATAAACCtataatcaattaaatttaaaaattaccatGAAATCATATCAAaggatattttgtttttaaaagtatacttCATAAAagtagaatattttttaaggtttataaatatgtttttttttcttttgcaccACTAATGTTTTAAAGGCaggttgatttattttttaacatatttaataattttctacaTCTATTTTCGATCTgccttttaattaaaaaaatcttactcttTCATACTCCAATTATCGTATTTTTGAAGAAGAAactcatattatatttttatatgttaaaaaaaaaaaacaattaacaaataaacattaaacaaacaaaacttcaaattcctgagttttttcaaattgcaatattcttgaaaaaaattttcatactcAAGGagataaaatattgtaaaattgttcgtttttataaaagatttcaccatttttattttattttaaactctttCCGTTAACATGTAatgattaaatatataaaaagtttgaaaattataaacacGTATCTATATGCTacgttatattaaaaataataagctaaGAGATAGAAgtcaaaatgttataaaaaatgttacattaaatgcaaaagtttatagatttttgcacattaattttgtatatttataatataatttaactaatatatcaacaacaaaaaaatactaattatcaTCAATTCTATACAAAAGACAGTCGTTGTAAGTTATTGTTTTGCAACaatataagtttagttttaaaacataaactttttaataaaacaaataaatgaatataaaactGAAGAATACTTTGTTaccaatgtaaattttaataaacaatggtAACAGAATGATTTCATAAAACTTTGTTCGAACtttacaaaattctttttacaaattaagTGTTCAAGCGACACTTCTTGTAgtatgtaattttataataagttatacaacataaaaaacagcatcgtataaactaattttttttgggtAATATTTTGGTCTAGTTTGTATGGACCATTATCAGAATTaaaataccaatttaaaaaCCGTTACAATatagagttttaaaaatgataaaaaagccATCACAAAGGCGatgtcaataaaaattgtttttaaaaaaatcatcaaaaaagtaaaacatggTGGTTgctattgtgtttttttaaatcaaattatataaaaacagtgttgtttaaaaattaaaaaaaaattaaaacatctttacatttatttatacaataaaaagttattatttcctTATACACtgatattattacaattttatgcaatattacctataaagttttaaaaacactacttaaaatgtttttaacaaaacatcaaatcattaaaataaagaccataattaattatttgcactaataattatttatgctatatattatatattattaaaaaagttagtctTATATAATAGGCATTGTATTTATAGTTCAGAAAGGGTCACTTTTTTATAGGCCATTATTTTAGAATCCTATGAAACCAATATCAGAATCACACACTTGACTTTAACAGAGGGCAGGATTAGTGGGAATAAAAAGCTTAAGTGAGGTTAGCAAGGGAAGTTTAGCacttttattctatattttctttataacaaATGTTCGCTATGACAGTTTATATTAAGAGACTGTAGCAAACCAGAACTTTTGCTATAATAGCCTTAAAAATCTATAACAAGCTAAAAAGCAACAAGAAGTCAAATAAAAACAGGCACAAAACTTGAGAATAACCATTAGGTCaagaagtaaataaagaaaCCATTTTTTAATCTGACTAGCAAAAAGTCATAGGGAGTAGCACAAGGTTCTAAACACTTAACTCAATGTTCTGTAAACCAATGACTTAACATGATTGGTAATGTgttattgaaaatgttatttaaaacaattttagttcTAAGAATTTTTTCATTGGAGGTAAGTTATTtgcaacaaataaaataataaaaaagttttttaataaaaaataaaaaccatctTTAAAACCATTTCATGCTTATCTTtgttttaactaatatataatgagtttattcaattttttgcatttgcGAAATAAGAAATGAggaaaacaattaaattattttttttaaaaacccatTTCCTCTTTTCCGATGTTTTCTTACTGGGTGACACAATCAAAGGGTGACaccacaaaataataaaaaataaaaatagatattattTCTTTCGGTCTGTGTGTTTGTGGTTTTATGCGAGGGGAGCTTTTCAAAACTGAAACTATTTGTTCTAAAGAACTATTTGTGATCAACCATGGGACAGTCAAGACTTTCTGATCTggctatattattatttgaaagtGATATGGTGAAAGATATTGATTTTGATAATGTGATTGACAGGTTTGCAGCTTTGAAGACCAGGAAaggaaacttttaaataactaatattttaatgttaattaacaaaaatttaactttttctgaGAATGTCGAAGTTCTTCATTAATGTTTTGCTTAAAGTAATGAAGAtatattgttcatttttttttcttattaacaaGCAATACAATATTCGTTTATAAATGGTACAGGAATACCTTttgtaatgtttaattaaattgtagaataaaaatcatactttcagcatatctgtttttttttcttctgcataatgttaattttatccGTTTTCAAGGATTGGCACCATTGATGTCTGCCCCGGGTGTCACCAATGCTAGCTTCGCCACTGAGTGTAGGTATAtggtaacatttttttttaactcactgaatgtaacttttatttgttttaagttgaaaaaaatttaatttggtgttttaaagcaatttcaatcaaagaaaaaaattcaaattaactgttaaaggctttataaaaatgaactcaggtcataaatttttcttggcaagaattttataaaatatttaataatgacTTTATTGAATGTTTCACGATGTTTTTGTCTTGGAAAAATCAAAgcttaaatatttaacttaaaagcaaaacataccaataaaaacttatgaaataaagatttatttatgaTCAGGGCTTGTGATGAAGCGAGGGCGATCGCGCTCCGCTCGTAAAACGCGCCCGTAAACGATATTTTCAAACGTTCTAGGCGCTATAAACAACGCTCGTTTAGCTTATAACGAGCGTATAAAATAACGCTCGTTCAAGAGTTTgggattattattttattttcataaaatatttaaaaaagattttttattaaagatattctTTTATCAAAGCACtgacataaaatataaaaagcattaCGTCGTTTTCTTTTGCACTAACGTAATGAATGAGCAGTTTGAAGTCGTTACGTTATTCAATAATGGAATGTGCAATTGAAAACACAATGTGAATACAAAAatgcgcaaataaaataaaatgcgcaaataaaataagaatagaaAATTAGAAAACCGTTGTAAGAAAATTGAAACTGCAGAGTATTTTTAATCTTGTGAACATATCAAgtaagatttatttgattttctgtTTGTAATATTccgtttataataaaaataaatattaataatagagtaattttgtaaattagtttttgtttatagtataggttttttattaactattatttatttttaattcatatttaaaacGATTCTGTTGTTTAGAATGTTCGCAATCAAGGATATTCGAAAAGGAAACAAAGTAATGAtgtcaacatttattaaatggaaagttgatagaataattaaaaattattaaatttttaaaaaattaaataattaatatgaataaaatataccaagaaatataaaaatcattaagcGTTAATTAAGTTTACAgcgtaacattttaaaatacatatatcaaaacaaCAAAGCAAAACTAAGTCACTAAATTATACTTTAATACTAAATCAATAAGTGTTAATATCTTCGTATTGTCCATGATGGAGGAAATAATTAATGATTCAATATCacttgtattatatattttattatataaaaactacatGCCTTGTGGCtaacataaaacattaagaATATCGGCACATAAATACGGTGCCGATAAAACGAGTAAACAAAAATGGTGTCAATAAACTTAACACACCAACTTGACAACATATCACTCTAAGTTCCGAATTAAAATTCCTTAAActtttgtattaagtttttctTCGCTGGTTTAGTAAAAATATCAGCATAGTTATCGTTTGATGGTATATATTCTAATAGTATTCGGTCTTGCTGATAAAATTCTCGTACGAAATGGTAACGAATGTCAATATGTTTCGATTTCATGTGCTTTATAGGCTTTTTAACCAAAGCGATGGCTCCTTGGTTATCATTTCTAAGATTAACTGGTTcgaaatttatttgtaatagttCTTTTAGCAATTTAGATAGATAACTCATTTCCTGGCAAGCTGCAGATATTGCCATGTATTCAGCTTCACATGTAGACAGTGCAATACTAGCTTGTTTCCTTGATTTCCAACTAACAACAGGTCCATTTTTActcaaagaaaaacaataaccTGATATACTATGTCTATCTTCAAAGGATGAAGCCCAGTCAGCATTACAGTATGCATAAAACTTCAATTCATCATCTTTCCGTGAGGTTAAGCAATAGtctaaagtatatttaatatatcgAAAAACATGATTTATCATAGTCCAATCAGCACTATTTGGTTTTGATAAGTGCTGGGATAAAATGATAACAACATAGCTTAAATCTGGTCTAGTACATGTCATTGCATAAAGAAGACTTCCAACCATTTGTCGATAGAGTTTAATATCTGAGTCACTAGATTCAGTTGATTCTTGATCTTGATATGAATTAGGAACTTGCTCGCATGGGGTTGACCTTGGTTTGCAATCGAAGAAACcaaatttatgtaaaacattttgcaaGTAATCTGATTGGTTCATAGTTACACAATTGCTTGTCGAGTTGAATTGGATACCAAGAAATGATGTCAATGGTCCTAAATCTTTCATTTTAAATCGCCTACTTAATTTCTTCTTCACTCCGAATAATAATTAGTTTGAGTTGTCAGCAGTAATTATATCATCAACCCATACTAGAATCATTGCTATATCATTATTGTCTCTTTTGATAAAATCACAAGCACCAGCATTTGATTGGACAAATCGAATTTCTTTAAGAAAGTCACTTAAAACATTTTGCCAATTTGTACCACTTTGTTTCAAGCCATaaagtgatttatttaatttccatACTAATTTCTTGTTGTTCTCTGTTTGTTCGTAACCAGGAGGCTGGCTGAcataaatttcattttcaataggTGCATGGAGATAAGCACTTTTAACGTCCATTTGATGTAAAATAAGGTCATATTGGATAGAGATTTGTATTAAAATTCTCACCGATTCCATTCTTGCTGTCGGTGAAAAAGTTTCCAAATAGTCAATTCCTTGGATTTGTTTATAGCCTTTTGCAACGTATCTTGCTTTGTACATTACTCCATTACTGTTACTTTTAATCATGTAAACCCATTTCCCcccaactaattttttattagtaggGAGCTCTGTCAAAACAAAGGTGTCATTAGTTATTAGTGATTGCATCTCTTCTTCCATGGCTCTTTTCCATTTTTCAGAATCATCAGATAGCATTATTATATGATGTAGGTATATTCATTAAATAGCAATAATCTATATAGTTAATTTCATCTTCATTACCGTTATCAACTATGTAATCTTCCAAATATTTTGGGGACTGTCTTTGTCTTGAAGGATAACGCGAAGGATTAATTTCTTGTGACTTATTCTCTTCATTATTAGGAGTGGATGGTTTAAGTGTAGGCTCTGTATTGATTGGCTACTCGATTATAAAACCATCTGTATTTTTAGTGTCAATTTGACTAATAAATTCGtatttttctgtaaattctgtgtTTTAGTACTGAACTTGACTCTGGATAGTAAACTAAATATGATGGACTGTTTTTATCATAACCAACAAAATAACCTTTATTACTTCGAGGTTGTAACTTCTTGGTATTATGCACATAAGGATAACACACTGATCCAAATAAATGTAACCTTGCAATGTTTGGTTTTAAACCAGTTACTATTCCATATGGTGTACATTTAATTCGTTGTACATAACATCGATTCCTTATATATGTTGCAGTGCTTACAGCATATGTCCATAAATGTTTGGGAAGTTTCGATTCAATAATCATGCCTCTTGCCATGTCAAATAGTGAACGCCTATTTCTTTTAGCGGTTCCATTTTGGTGTGGAGAATAAGGTGATGTAAATTTATGCTTAATGGTATGCTTTAAAAGTAgttctttgaattcttttgataaatattcACCACCATTATCACTTCGAATACATTTTACACTTCCAGATGGAGAAATGTCattgtaaaaactaaaagttttaaccTTTCCATATGGAGCAATATCTGCTTGAAACTTCTCAGCAGCTTTTACAGCATCACTCTTTTGTTGaagaaaatatgtaaacaaacaacTCGAGTAATCatcaacaaaatttataacGTATTTAAATCCGTCTAAAGCTACCGGTTCTTAAGGTCCTGCTAAGTCGGTGTGTACTAGTTGGAATGGGTAAGTTGCCCTAGAGTCAGGTTGCTGTTATAagtgtttatatttttagataagatACATGTTTCGCAATTGAATTTAGTAGTATTGTTAATTATCATTCCTTGTGCTACACATTCTAATTTCATAATGCCATTGCTGTTAAAGTGACCCAATATTTTGTGCCACATTTCTAAACTTTTAGCACGTGTTTCATTTAATGAGCTTTTGTAGAGATAGTATAGTCGACCATATAGATGGATAGGAAACACTGTTCCTTCTTTAGAAATTAGTTCTGcactatatttattaaaattaactctgGCACCTTTAGCAGCAGCTGCTTGTACAGAAAAAATGCATTATGGGTAAGTTGGAATATataaagtgttttctagagttacAGTTACAAGTTCATTATTGTTTGTACGCAAAAGTGTTTCAACTGTACCTCTCTTTTTAGCTGTGTTATTTGATTTTGTACCATCAGCTAGTTCTATATAGTGTTTCTCAGGGTTAAAAGACTCATCAATATACGTAAAATGATCGTCATTATTTACTATGTGGGTTGTTGCACCACAGTCTACaagaaatgttttgttttaagtatCCTTAAAttgttcttcattttttttaaatgcataggTATGCTTTTGCtcatttttaacagttttagcTTTGTCTTTGCTTTGTTTTCTGCATGATTTATCATTGTGAGTATTTGATTTGCAATAACTACACCACATCttggttttagtttttgtttgacATTCAGTTGATTTGTGACCTATCATTCCACAAGTATAGCAAGTCAAAACATTCTTTATATTACCCCCACTAGTTTTGAATTTCATTATCTTGTTGTCTGAATGTTCATTTTGATTTGTACGTGTGCTTTCTGTCTCTTCAAAATTTCGTAGAgcttgtttaaatttttgaaagttatcACTACTTTCTGATTGATTTACGATAGCGACAAAAGCCCTATATTCATCAGGTAATCCTTTTAGTACCATAGCAATAAGTAAAGCATCACTTACATTTTCACCAGCGGTATTTAACGTCGTAGCTGATTTTTCTGCTCTAATAATGTAATCTGTTATAGACTCGTTGATAAGTTTCTTCAAACTTGTTAATTggttatataaagttataattcgTGGTTTACTTGTACCAGCGTAGTGatcttttagaattttaaaagcttCTCTACCTTTATCGCGGGCGTCTCTTATTACTAAAGCTATGGATCTTTcatccaaaaattaaataagttcaGCAAACGCCACTTCATTTTCGTCCTCGTCAATTTCGTTACTTCCaattaaaatatctttcaagttttttagcTTCATATATCCTAAGAATTTTGTTTCCCAAATTTCAAAATGTCTCGCATCTCCATCGAAAATGAGGTTTTGCCATTGGTTGCTGGGCCCATAACCTGTTGATATCTTCGTATTGTCCATGATGGAGGAAATAATTAATGATTCAATATCacttgtattatatattttattatataaaaactacatGCCTTGTGGCtaacataaaacattaagaATATTGGCACATAAATACGGTGCCGATAAAACGTGTAAACAAAAATGGTGTCAATAAACTTAACAATAAGAAGTTGcgtttttgtttgatattattttttttataacaaatagttaaaaataaaatcgcGATCTGACTATATACAAGAAGTTTTGAAGTATAAAAATCTACTTCGTTGAAATAGTTTCATGAGTGTGATActaattcaaacattttttgaggaaagaacaaataaaaaaagatttaaaaaataaaaggctTTTTATGAGCATCGCCTTCAGCAATTTTCATGATCGCGCTCGCCGACGTTATCTCGAGCGCACATAATCACGCTCAATGAAAACTATTTATATCGCGCTcgtgaaatattttaatttcacgAGCGCGATATAACACGCTTGACAATTTTATTCATCGCAAGCCCTgtatgataataaaaaagatattttgttcacaaaaaaaaaaaaaattgttcatgtTTTGCTTCATACTTTAAGAAAGCTTTTGAaggatatatatacataactcATATATGTATACTACGCAAATAGTTTGTCAATTATTAAGTATGTTTTGTttcctaaataaaaatctttaaatcgactctaaattaagaaaagtaaaacatacacacacaaaaaaaaatcttatctaAAAATAACCAAAACCATATTACCATAAAAATAACCAAAACCACCTTCAGGCATTTATAAAAGTTccttaaattttatatcttaatgAACACCTGaataattatctaaaataaacGCAATAGATGCAAGAAAGTTTTAGAACTTACCCAAAATAGAATACAAAATTGCAGATTCATCATATGATTTTTTTGATGCATTCAGGTtaacaagaaactttaaaaaagtattttggtttttattggCTAATCCACAAATCATCGGTAAACAACTCTTCAGCATCTCATTAGCCATAATCTCATTActacttaaataattatatgcatatacagATGCACAAAACTCCATTATTGTCAAATGTGCAAACTGATAATAACTACCTAGATCTATTTCAACCTTTTCtacaaatccaaaaaaattttcttcatttttatcgAAGTCACTTATAAAAtcttgaatttcttttttggaaaaaactattttattgttaacaaacattttatatgcaattttacaaatatttaaaataaatactttattagaACTGCCTTCCATTATCTTGTATACCAATTTATTGCTTTTAATGATGCGTTTTTGCataaagtatgaaaaaataCTTGCATACAAATCTGTCATTGTTAAGAAAGAAtttgaatctattttttttgaatcacttATAACTTTAcacataaaagataaataaaacgGAACAGATGCCATGGCTTTTGCAATAGGAGACTcctttaaaacttcttttacaacttcttttttttcattcataacatgattttctatataataatttattccatTTTCATTAAACCCCATAATTTGAATAGTTAACTTATCAATATATTCTGTATATATACTTTGGTATTGATCTATTGCATAAATTCTACCAGCAATTACATGTTTGTATTTTcgaatttcttttaaagcatttaCAATTGGATAGTTACAGGTCAAACTTGGATTTAATAActcattgaaatatttaaactcatctaatcCATCAATTATAAACAGTGCATTATGACTACTAATGTTAAAGTCATTAACAGTATCTTTGTAGAAAACATTTAGTAAttcattaatattagaaatatttggATACTGATTAAGTCTCCtgcattccaaataaaaaacaaattcaacatttttccaaattaaacCATTTGACCAATCAAGCAAACATTTTCTAAGCAACCATGTTTTACCAATACCAGCAATTCCAGATATTAATATTAGAGATCTTTCTTTGGTAAATATTTCACTGTATGAAATTGGCGTATAACTCATTTGCTTTTTAAGAAAGTTCTCTCTTTCACCACTGAAAACCGCATCCTTTTGAGTATTCACTGCATCAACAATG
This genomic interval from Hydra vulgaris chromosome 01, alternate assembly HydraT2T_AEP contains the following:
- the LOC136075052 gene encoding NACHT, LRR and PYD domains-containing protein 3-like isoform X2, which gives rise to MDFHLSEQARKEIKKVTLNCPKIVKRLSAKKKKQKKMRKNESSYLKTKALFLAVLVCILAICFLCSNSIYSYFLKNSKSDLSRLSAELKMLYQKEYKIISELQPLSKSSAYVNLTHKFVDLCIVDAVNTQKDAVFSGERENFLKKQMSYTPISYSEIFTKERSLILISGIAGIGKTWLLRKCLLDWSNGLIWKNVEFVFYLECRRLNQYPNISNINELLNVFYKDTVNDFNISSHNALFIIDGLDEFKYFNELLNPSLTCNYPIVNALKEIRKYKHVIAGRIYAIDQYQSIYTEYIDKLTIQIMGFNENGINYYIENHVMNEKKEVVKEVLKESPIAKAMASVPFYLSFMCKVISDSKKIDSNSFLTMTDLYASIFSYFMQKRIIKSNKLVYKIMEGSSNKVFILNICKIAYKMFVNNKIVFSKKEIQDFISDFDKNEENFFGFVEKVEIDLGSYYQFAHLTIMEFCASVYAYNYLSSNEIMANEMLKSCLPMICGLANKNQNTFLKFLVNLNASKKSYDESAILYSILDRLSKSELYDGLFIECFYESQSLFTDKIKSIVDRKWRDKRKWKWSISIDDRKISYQTSCENYFVNHYLKSGRKLFSLDVDKNILSNEEKKLLKQCSTNVRNVNFYRPINFEGWKPKYKIEELNLWISHSLITKNDFKENFLPWINLCEELHLDLHKDIDFIKEIYEWIRCSNIKKFMIEYRGKYFYNLDELKIITI